A part of Dreissena polymorpha isolate Duluth1 chromosome 13, UMN_Dpol_1.0, whole genome shotgun sequence genomic DNA contains:
- the LOC127855007 gene encoding uncharacterized protein LOC127855007 isoform X2, translating into MLKQKEEKLKAVRERKKFTGCPSNLKAGMMKSGRISRTCVSKQKQAVSKSLPRSVRGGCRGAIVNSASSANHSYVESRVVSDNKECEKNADRSSGKFVDDVNVQETSLNAMKKAVICLKKNPTHYDDVATEITKMKSVKIYKWDSKSSKNNDRTKSNDEGFLADKKQESGTEQFIEEADKNSTRQSRANFFVLNPSKGKQKRVISPRSQKDELLMKQFGIIPSKVFLDKVSAGLKSTCSGTNVVSSGDTKCAEKSLNNTQNKIKTGRVPLSASDSGINVDFSDSDSEDKEIALIAFDTILVSGTGHTEGGVSVKKVKMD; encoded by the coding sequence ATGTTAAAGCAAAAGGAAGAAAAGCTGAAGGCTGTGCGAGAGAGGAAGAAATTTACAGGCTGCCCATCAAATTTAAAGGCAGGAATGATGAAGTCTGGCAGAATCAGTAGGACCTGCGTCTCAAAACAGAAACAAGCAGTATCCAAATCTTTACCTAGATCTGTCAGAGGAGGTTGTAGAGGTGCCATTGTCAATAGTGCTTCCAGTGCAAACCACTCTTATGTTGAATCCAGAGTAGTATCTGATAATAAAGAATGTGAGAAAAATGCAGATCGTTCATCTGGCAAGTTTGTTGATGATGTTAATGTCCAAGAAACCAGTCTGAATGCCATGAAAAAGGctgttatttgtttaaaaaaaaatccaacacATTATGATGATGTTGCAACTGAGATAACTAAAATGAAAtcagtgaaaatatataaatgggACTCAAAGTCTAGTAAAAATAATGATAGAACAAAATCAAATGATGAAGGTTTTTTGGCAGATAAAAAACAAGAAAGTGGGACAGAACAGTTTATTGAGGAGGCGGACAAAAATAGTACACGTCAGTCCAGAGCGAATTTTTTTGTGTTAAATCCGAGTAAAGGAAAACAAAAGCGAGTGATATCACCTCGATCTCAGAAGGATGAACTTCTTATGAAACAGTTTGGAATTATTCCAAGCAAGGTTTTCTTAGACAAAGTGAGTGCTGGACTTAAAAGCACATGTAGTGGTACAAATGTGGTCTCGAGTGGAGACACAAAatgtgcagaaaaatctttaaataatacacaaaataaaataaaaactggtCGGGTGCCACTGTCTGCATCAGACTCGGGTATAAATGTGGACTTTAGTGACAGTGACTCTGAAGATAAAGAAATTGCTTTGATTGCTTTTGATACAATTTTGGTTTCAGGTACTGGGCATACAGAGGGTGGAGTTTCTGTTAAGAAGGTGAAAATGGATTAA
- the LOC127855007 gene encoding uncharacterized protein LOC127855007 isoform X1: protein MLKQKEEKLKAVRERKKFTGCPSNLKAGMMKSGRISKTCVSKQKQAVSKSLPRSVRGGCRGAIVNSASSANHSYVESREVFDNKECEKNADRSSGKFVDDVYVQETSLNAMKKAVICLKKIPTHYDDVATEVTKMKSVKIYKWDSKSSKNNDRTKSNDEGFLADKKQESGTEQFIEEADKNSTRQSRENFFVLNPSKGKQKRVISPRSQKDELLMKQFGIIPSKVFLDKVSAGLKSTCSGTNVVSSGDTKCAEKSLNNTQNKIKTGRVPLSASDSGINVDFSDSDSEDKEIALIAFDTILVSGTGHTEGGVSVKKVKMD from the coding sequence ATGTTAAAGCAAAAGGAAGAAAAGCTGAAGGCTGTGAGAGAGAGGAAGAAATTTACAGGCTGCCCATCAAATTTAAAGGCAGGAATGATGAAGTCTGGCAGAATCAGTAAGACCTGCGTCTCAAAACAGAAACAAGCAGTATCCAAATCTTTACCTAGATCTGTCAGAGGAGGTTGTAGAGGTGCCATTGTCAATAGTGCTTCCAGTGCAAACCACTCTTATGTTGAATCCAGAgaagtatttgataataaagaaTGTGAGAAAAATGCAGATCGTTCATCTGGCAAGTTTGTTGATGATGTTTATGTCCAAGAAACCAGTCTGAATGCCATGAAAAAGGctgttatttgtttaaaaaaaattccaaCACATTATGATGATGTTGCAACTGAGGTAACTAAAATGAAAtcagtgaaaatatataaatgggACTCAAAGTCTAGTAAAAATAATGATAGAACAAAATCAAATGATGAAGGTTTTTTGGCAGATAAAAAACAAGAAAGTGGGACAGAACAGTTTATTGAGGAGGCGGACAAAAATAGTACACGTCAGTCCAGAGAAAATTTTTTTGTGTTAAATCCGAGTAAAGGAAAACAAAAGCGAGTGATATCACCTCGATCTCAGAAGGATGAACTTCTTATGAAACAGTTTGGAATTATTCCAAGCAAGGTTTTCTTAGACAAAGTGAGTGCTGGACTTAAAAGCACATGTAGTGGTACAAATGTGGTCTCGAGTGGAGACACAAAatgtgcagaaaaatctttaaataatacacaaaataaaataaaaactggtCGGGTGCCACTGTCTGCATCAGACTCGGGTATAAATGTGGACTTTAGTGACAGTGACTCTGAAGATAAAGAAATTGCTTTGATTGCTTTTGATACAATTTTGGTTTCAGGTACTGGGCATACAGAGGGTGGAGTTTCTGTTAAGAAGGTGAAAATGGATTAA